The following proteins are co-located in the uncultured Tolumonas sp. genome:
- a CDS encoding ABC transporter substrate-binding protein codes for MRLNKLMSTLIAAAVITTAPLAQAKDLKSIGVTVGDLANPFFVQITKGAEMKARQLAGKDVKVTLVSSGYDLGQQVTQIDNFIAAGVDMIVLNAADSKGIAPAVKRAQKAGIVVVAVDVAAEGADATVTSNNTQAGELGCQYIADKLQGRGDVVIINGPPVSAVTNRVDGCMNTFKKYKDIKVLSSNQNGKGSREGGLEVMTSLLAAYPKIDAVFAINDPTGIGADLAAKQAQRKEFFIVGVDGSPDAEVALKRTDNLFVSTPAQDPQVMASKAVEIGYNILQGKPAPKEPVLIPVTLIDRNNVKDYKGWTVK; via the coding sequence ATGCGTTTGAACAAACTGATGTCCACCCTGATCGCAGCAGCAGTCATTACCACCGCACCGCTGGCTCAGGCCAAAGACCTGAAATCTATCGGTGTTACCGTTGGCGACCTGGCGAACCCATTCTTCGTACAGATCACCAAGGGTGCGGAAATGAAAGCCCGCCAACTGGCAGGTAAAGACGTCAAAGTAACACTGGTATCCAGTGGTTATGACTTGGGCCAACAAGTAACTCAGATCGACAACTTCATCGCTGCTGGCGTGGATATGATCGTACTGAACGCGGCTGACTCGAAAGGTATCGCTCCTGCAGTAAAACGTGCCCAGAAAGCGGGTATCGTGGTGGTAGCGGTTGACGTAGCAGCAGAAGGCGCAGATGCCACTGTTACCTCCAACAACACCCAAGCGGGTGAACTGGGTTGCCAATACATTGCTGACAAACTGCAAGGTCGCGGTGATGTTGTGATCATCAACGGCCCACCAGTATCTGCGGTAACCAACCGTGTTGATGGCTGTATGAACACCTTCAAAAAATACAAAGACATCAAAGTACTGTCTTCTAACCAAAACGGTAAAGGTAGCCGTGAAGGTGGCTTAGAAGTCATGACTTCTCTGCTGGCAGCTTATCCAAAAATTGATGCGGTATTCGCTATCAATGACCCTACCGGTATCGGTGCGGATCTGGCAGCCAAACAGGCACAACGTAAAGAGTTCTTCATCGTCGGTGTAGACGGTTCACCTGATGCAGAAGTCGCTCTGAAACGTACTGACAACCTGTTCGTTTCTACTCCAGCCCAAGATCCACAAGTCATGGCATCTAAAGCGGTAGAAATTGGTTACAACATTCTGCAAGGCAAACCAGCACCAAAAGAACCAGTGCTGATCCCAGTAACCCTGATCGACCGCAACAACGTGAAGGATTACAAAGGCTGGACAGTTAAATAG
- a CDS encoding carbohydrate kinase family protein — MNAPRCGILAAGTLLVDHVHLIDDWPEQGRLATILHTENATGGAVPNVLRTLARMKTGLPLAAAGLLGDDLDGEFIRQCLSDDDIDCRWLQTAPHPTSMTQVMTNHRNGQRTFFHAHGSNAAFDSRVLSDLHSNHRILHLAYLLLLQQLEAVDEEYGVIAARLFHQLQQQGYLTSLDLVSVDDPERAKRVVLPTLPYVDYLIINELEAATLTGQPLRLADGKPDLYQIPLAAKSLLQHGVQRVVVIHCPEGAWAASRHGDSLFTPSYWIEPQEIAGTVGAGDAFCAGVLYGLHQAWDLRETLQLGNACARFNLRSTNAIDGAAPLTELQAFIAQQANGNGGDQAL; from the coding sequence ATGAACGCCCCGCGCTGTGGCATCCTCGCCGCTGGCACGCTGCTGGTTGATCATGTGCATCTGATTGACGACTGGCCGGAACAGGGGCGACTGGCCACCATTCTGCACACGGAAAATGCTACCGGCGGCGCGGTGCCCAACGTATTGCGCACGCTGGCACGGATGAAAACTGGTCTACCGCTCGCGGCGGCCGGCTTGCTGGGTGATGATCTGGATGGTGAATTTATTCGCCAGTGTCTCAGCGACGATGATATTGACTGTCGCTGGCTGCAAACCGCGCCGCACCCGACCAGCATGACGCAGGTGATGACCAATCATCGCAACGGGCAACGTACCTTTTTCCACGCCCATGGCAGTAATGCCGCGTTTGACAGTCGCGTGTTATCCGATCTGCACAGCAATCACCGCATTTTGCATCTGGCTTACCTGTTATTGCTGCAACAACTGGAAGCTGTGGATGAGGAATACGGTGTCATCGCGGCACGCTTGTTCCATCAGTTACAGCAACAGGGTTATCTCACCTCGCTGGATCTGGTTTCGGTCGATGACCCGGAGCGCGCCAAACGAGTGGTGTTACCAACGCTGCCGTATGTCGATTATCTGATCATCAATGAATTAGAGGCCGCAACCTTAACCGGGCAACCGCTACGCCTGGCTGACGGTAAACCCGACCTGTACCAAATTCCACTGGCAGCAAAAAGCCTGCTGCAACACGGCGTGCAACGCGTCGTGGTGATCCATTGTCCGGAAGGTGCGTGGGCCGCCAGCCGTCACGGCGACAGCCTGTTTACCCCATCGTATTGGATCGAGCCGCAGGAGATTGCCGGCACGGTTGGCGCGGGTGATGCGTTTTGTGCCGGTGTGTTATATGGCCTGCATCAGGCGTGGGATCTGCGCGAGACGTTACAACTGGGTAATGCCTGTGCGCGGTTTAACCTACGCAGCACCAACGCCATTGATGGCGCGGCGCCGCTGACCGAGTTACAGGCATTTATAGCACAACAAGCGAATGGTAACGGAGGTGATCAGGCTTTATGA
- a CDS encoding ketose 1,6-bisphosphate aldolase, with product MSLISLAQGLSHAREHGYALGAFNVLDTHFLRALFAAAEAQRSPFIINIAEVHFKYVSLDAICAAIKAEAALHNIPVVLNLDHGTSFDAVMKAIRLGFTSVMFDGSGLSYEENIRQTAEVVKMCHALGISVEAELGAVGGDEGGSLYGSCDSSKFTDPSKATDFVTRTGIDALAVAIGNAHGKYRGEPKLDFPRLQAIQEQTGLPLVLHGGSGISDADFRKAISLGIHKINFYTGMSQNALVAVEQAMQHRETAYDELAHMLMGIETAIQKTVEEQMQIFGSAGKA from the coding sequence ATGTCGCTGATTTCTCTCGCTCAGGGTTTATCGCATGCCCGTGAGCATGGTTATGCTTTAGGTGCGTTTAATGTGCTGGATACCCATTTCCTGCGCGCGCTGTTTGCCGCCGCCGAAGCACAACGTTCACCATTCATCATCAATATCGCCGAAGTGCATTTTAAATATGTGTCACTGGATGCCATCTGTGCCGCCATCAAAGCAGAAGCCGCGTTGCACAATATTCCGGTGGTGCTGAATCTCGATCATGGCACCAGCTTTGATGCGGTAATGAAAGCCATTCGTCTGGGCTTTACCTCGGTGATGTTTGATGGCTCGGGTTTAAGTTACGAAGAGAATATTCGCCAGACTGCAGAAGTAGTGAAGATGTGCCATGCGCTCGGTATTTCAGTGGAAGCCGAACTGGGTGCAGTCGGTGGTGACGAAGGCGGCTCGTTGTATGGCTCATGTGACAGCAGTAAATTTACCGACCCGAGCAAAGCCACCGATTTTGTCACCCGCACCGGCATCGATGCGCTGGCTGTCGCCATTGGTAATGCGCACGGCAAATATCGTGGCGAACCCAAACTCGACTTCCCGCGCCTGCAAGCCATTCAGGAACAAACCGGTTTGCCGCTGGTGCTGCACGGTGGTTCCGGCATCAGTGATGCGGATTTCCGCAAAGCCATTTCGCTGGGTATTCACAAAATTAACTTCTACACCGGCATGTCACAAAATGCGCTGGTGGCCGTTGAGCAGGCAATGCAGCATCGCGAAACCGCCTACGATGAACTGGCACACATGCTGATGGGCATTGAAACAGCCATTCAGAAAACGGTGGAAGAGCAGATGCAGATCTTTGGCAGCGCAGGGAAAGCCTGA
- the mak gene encoding fructokinase, whose translation MRIGIDLGGTKIEVIALDNEGSELFRKRVPTPRHDYQQTLNAITGLVLDAEAATGKKGSVGLGIPGTISPFTGKVKNANSTWLNGQPLDKDLEAMLDRPVRIANDANCLAVSEATDGAGAGGKVVFAVIIGTGCGSGIAINGRVHAGGNGIAGEFGHNPLPWIDEEEWNYQKATPCYCGKKGCIETYVSGTGFANSYKFDTGIERKGVEIMELVAQGDKAAIKAIEDYERRLAKALAHAVNLMDPDVIVLGGGMSNVERIYDNIPRLMKEYAFGGECETPVRKALHGDSSGVRGAAWLWQRDDL comes from the coding sequence GTGCGCATCGGAATTGATTTAGGTGGAACCAAAATTGAAGTTATCGCGCTGGATAACGAGGGTAGCGAGCTGTTCCGCAAACGAGTGCCTACGCCTCGCCATGATTACCAGCAAACGCTGAACGCCATCACCGGTCTGGTGCTGGACGCCGAAGCCGCCACCGGCAAAAAAGGTTCGGTGGGTTTGGGCATTCCCGGCACCATCTCGCCATTTACCGGCAAAGTGAAAAATGCCAACTCCACCTGGCTGAACGGCCAGCCGCTGGATAAAGATCTGGAAGCCATGCTCGATCGCCCGGTACGTATCGCCAATGACGCCAACTGTCTGGCGGTATCGGAAGCGACTGACGGCGCTGGTGCCGGCGGTAAAGTAGTGTTTGCCGTCATCATCGGCACCGGGTGTGGTTCTGGTATTGCCATCAATGGCCGCGTGCATGCCGGTGGTAACGGCATTGCCGGTGAATTCGGTCATAACCCACTACCGTGGATCGATGAGGAAGAGTGGAATTATCAGAAAGCGACACCTTGTTATTGCGGTAAAAAAGGCTGTATCGAGACCTATGTGTCGGGCACCGGTTTTGCCAACAGTTATAAATTCGATACTGGTATCGAACGCAAAGGCGTTGAAATCATGGAACTGGTGGCTCAGGGCGATAAAGCAGCCATCAAAGCGATTGAAGATTACGAACGCCGTCTGGCCAAAGCGCTGGCGCATGCCGTCAACCTGATGGACCCGGACGTGATCGTGTTAGGCGGTGGTATGAGTAACGTGGAACGCATCTACGACAACATTCCACGCCTGATGAAGGAATACGCCTTCGGTGGTGAGTGTGAAACCCCAGTGCGCAAAGCCCTGCACGGCGACTCCAGCGGCGTGCGTGGTGCAGCCTGGCTGTGGCAGCGCGACGATCTGTAA
- the xylB gene encoding xylulokinase has product MYLGIDLGTSSLKVLLLDTDEHIIDSASMPLTVQHLQPDFSEQNPHDWWQALQQAMLQLKTRQPAALRQIKGIGFSGQMHGATLLDDKGQILRPCILWNDGRSTAECRWLEQRADFIGITGNRVMAGFTAPKLLWVQRHEPDIFARIAHVLLPKDYLRYRMSGDFASDMADSAGTLWLDTARRQWSEELLVACNLTVNQMPDLYEGNQVTGSLYDALADDWGLPRNTPLIAGAGDNAASAIGLGVVKAGDGFVSLGTSGVIFSASDQYYANPQQAVHSFCHALPERWHQMAVTLSAAASLSWFSRLTSTPEAQLAQEAEQHEAGDVLFAPFLNGERTPWNDPHLRGAFFGLADSHQRGHLARAVMEGVAFSLADGYRALQQAGCAPHQMIATGGGARSQFWLQMIADLTQCRIIVPTYADVGAAFGAARLARLAIEPEALLHLTSHVVPATAIIRPQSQPDLQARYQRYQQLTRWLCQQEG; this is encoded by the coding sequence ATGTACCTGGGTATTGATTTAGGTACTTCCAGCCTGAAAGTCCTTTTGCTGGATACCGACGAACACATCATCGACAGTGCGAGCATGCCACTGACGGTACAACACCTTCAGCCCGATTTCAGCGAGCAAAATCCGCACGACTGGTGGCAGGCGCTACAACAGGCCATGCTGCAACTCAAAACCCGCCAACCCGCCGCGCTGCGTCAGATAAAAGGCATTGGTTTCAGTGGCCAGATGCACGGCGCCACCTTGTTAGATGATAAAGGCCAGATCCTACGCCCCTGCATTTTATGGAATGATGGCCGCAGCACCGCCGAGTGTCGCTGGCTAGAGCAACGCGCAGATTTCATCGGCATCACCGGCAACCGCGTGATGGCTGGTTTTACCGCGCCAAAACTGCTGTGGGTACAACGTCACGAGCCGGATATTTTTGCCCGTATCGCTCACGTACTGCTGCCCAAAGATTACCTGCGTTATCGCATGAGCGGTGACTTTGCCAGTGATATGGCCGACAGTGCCGGCACATTATGGCTGGACACTGCGCGCCGCCAGTGGAGCGAAGAGCTGCTGGTGGCTTGTAATCTCACCGTCAACCAGATGCCGGATTTGTATGAAGGTAATCAGGTAACCGGCTCGTTATATGACGCCTTAGCCGATGACTGGGGCTTACCACGCAACACGCCGCTGATCGCCGGCGCCGGCGATAACGCGGCCAGCGCGATTGGGCTTGGTGTTGTTAAGGCGGGAGATGGCTTTGTCTCGCTCGGTACCTCCGGCGTTATTTTTTCCGCCTCAGATCAGTATTACGCTAACCCGCAACAAGCAGTACACAGTTTCTGCCATGCCCTGCCCGAGCGCTGGCATCAGATGGCGGTGACTTTGAGTGCAGCCGCATCTTTAAGCTGGTTTTCCCGACTCACAAGCACGCCGGAAGCGCAACTGGCGCAGGAAGCTGAACAGCATGAGGCGGGCGATGTGTTGTTCGCCCCGTTTCTGAATGGTGAACGCACACCGTGGAATGACCCGCATCTGCGCGGTGCCTTCTTTGGCCTCGCCGATTCACATCAGCGCGGACACTTAGCCCGTGCCGTCATGGAGGGTGTGGCCTTTTCATTGGCCGATGGTTATCGCGCGCTGCAACAAGCTGGTTGCGCGCCGCATCAAATGATTGCCACTGGTGGCGGTGCGCGCAGCCAGTTCTGGTTACAGATGATTGCCGATCTCACGCAATGTCGCATCATTGTGCCAACGTATGCCGATGTTGGCGCCGCTTTTGGGGCCGCCCGACTGGCCCGCTTAGCCATCGAACCGGAAGCTTTATTACATCTGACTTCGCACGTCGTACCTGCGACAGCCATCATCCGACCACAATCACAACCCGATCTGCAGGCGCGCTATCAGCGTTACCAGCAGCTGACGCGCTGGTTGTGCCAACAGGAGGGGTAA
- a CDS encoding D-lyxose/D-mannose family sugar isomerase — MRRSQLNEILAESQALFAKHQIALPPFAHFTPNEWAKHDLSRFQEVFDLQLGWDVTDMGSNDFASTGLTLFTLRNGSVGGKPYPKPYAEKIMISREGQVTPCHFHWYKMEDIIHRGGGNMIIELYNRTTDEQCDTTDIDVVLDGERQRHKAGSRLRLTAGQSITLTQGLYHSFWAEPGFGPVILGEVSMVNDDRCDNRFLQQQSRFSEIEEDESPLHILCNEYARFLPLQEPSLCR; from the coding sequence ATGCGTCGTTCACAGCTCAATGAAATTTTAGCCGAAAGCCAAGCACTATTTGCCAAACACCAGATCGCGCTGCCGCCATTCGCGCACTTCACTCCCAACGAATGGGCCAAACACGATCTTAGCCGTTTTCAGGAAGTGTTCGATCTGCAACTCGGTTGGGATGTCACCGACATGGGTAGCAATGATTTTGCCTCAACCGGTCTGACCCTGTTCACCCTGCGTAACGGCTCTGTCGGCGGTAAACCCTACCCGAAACCGTATGCCGAAAAAATCATGATCAGCCGCGAAGGTCAGGTCACACCCTGCCATTTTCATTGGTACAAGATGGAAGACATCATCCATCGTGGCGGCGGCAATATGATCATTGAGCTGTATAACCGCACCACCGATGAACAGTGTGACACCACCGATATCGACGTCGTGCTCGACGGTGAACGCCAGCGACATAAAGCCGGCAGTCGCCTGCGTTTAACCGCGGGGCAAAGCATCACATTGACGCAAGGTCTCTATCACTCATTCTGGGCCGAACCGGGTTTTGGCCCGGTGATCTTGGGTGAGGTTTCGATGGTGAATGATGATCGGTGTGATAATCGGTTCCTGCAGCAACAATCCCGTTTCAGTGAAATTGAAGAAGATGAATCGCCGTTGCACATTTTGTGTAACGAATATGCCCGTTTCCTACCGTTACAGGAGCCATCGTTATGTCGCTGA
- a CDS encoding response regulator produces the protein MSPTLRRFLGQTECLVDALTPSAPYEGQHTQTQYRLLVYISLITIFFSLQYMLVSWVIGFVVGVWLEAGCFVAHIALLFFFRRYQHYALCCQFYLSTSFWLAIVGSTYFSGGIHSMVFPWFSLIPITGILLLGYGRSTLFWCLTCCGVALVMGIASFYGYEYPQEYDLDYLHFFNTICVIGLVLIIFFIAMTFDHNRSLSLKQIVDQNEALRHAHRLAETAVQQKSEFLANMSHEIRTPMNAIIGFSGLCLKTDLTHKQRDYLGKIEHSAQSLLRIINDILDFSKIEAGKLSMEQVEFNLEHVIADIASQMAIAASEKNLELVVSIAPDVPQNLVGDPFRLGQALMNLAGNAVKFTREGHVRIAVALQERQAEHCMLRFDVEDTGIGIDEAKIPALFEAFNQADTSVTRQFGGTGLGLSITRFLVSLMQGNITVQSQPGQGSTFSFTARFTCAEQPLSAKTGPVASALNGLKVLVVDDNALARDVLAEQLHHFNFEADTVDSGEAAIAALKATATVAPYDLMLIDWKMPGLDGIETVRQIRRMRELEQIPVTIMVSAFARDEVMKQAEDAGINTLLTKPVSASVLLDTIMQNFGHQLKSHASFSTPALPQLQSLQPIRGARVLVVEDNPLNQQVVIELLVDAGFQVDIANNGVEAIAAVRSKTYELVLMDVQMPLMGGYEASRQIRADQRFSELPIIAMTAHAMKGVREECLSVGMNDYLSKPIEPTQLYTMLSTWIKPAEYSPPAFSERRGKQPHVTLLPDTLSGFNLPAGLSRLNQNQVLYKQLILDFVQRYESVSAQLRALLAAQDYPQAEAVIHSMKGVLGNLAAERLFTICQQLDDELRLRQQPSDNQLMDFDTALSEIQVGAAILNTLDGAAEVVVLANEENMSLTQLMERLIAQIRYNDPLAEIELQSLRQHLPESYQAEELQQLQDALHNFDFETALAAAYRLTRLLDIQVA, from the coding sequence ATGAGCCCGACTCTCCGGCGTTTCCTCGGACAGACAGAATGTTTGGTTGATGCATTAACTCCGTCAGCGCCTTATGAAGGTCAGCACACTCAGACACAATATCGTCTTCTGGTGTATATCAGCCTGATCACTATCTTTTTTTCTCTACAGTACATGCTGGTTTCCTGGGTCATTGGTTTTGTCGTTGGAGTTTGGCTGGAAGCCGGCTGTTTTGTGGCGCATATCGCCTTGTTATTTTTCTTCCGGCGGTACCAGCACTATGCGCTGTGTTGCCAATTCTATCTGAGCACCAGCTTTTGGCTGGCAATAGTCGGAAGCACATATTTTTCCGGTGGTATCCATTCGATGGTATTCCCCTGGTTTTCGCTGATCCCGATCACGGGCATTCTGCTGTTAGGTTATGGCCGTAGCACTCTATTCTGGTGTCTGACCTGCTGTGGTGTGGCACTGGTGATGGGCATTGCCAGCTTTTATGGCTATGAATATCCGCAAGAGTACGATCTCGATTACCTGCATTTTTTCAATACAATCTGTGTCATCGGGCTTGTACTGATTATTTTCTTTATCGCGATGACCTTTGACCATAATCGCAGTCTCAGTCTGAAGCAAATCGTCGATCAGAATGAAGCTTTACGGCATGCGCATCGGTTAGCGGAAACGGCGGTACAGCAGAAGAGTGAATTTCTGGCCAATATGAGTCATGAAATTCGAACACCGATGAATGCCATTATTGGTTTCTCCGGCCTTTGTCTGAAAACAGATCTCACCCATAAACAGCGAGATTATTTGGGGAAAATCGAACATTCCGCTCAATCATTACTGCGCATCATCAACGATATTCTCGACTTTTCAAAAATCGAAGCTGGAAAGTTATCGATGGAGCAAGTGGAATTCAATCTGGAACATGTCATTGCTGATATAGCTTCACAGATGGCGATCGCTGCATCGGAGAAAAATCTGGAGCTGGTTGTTTCGATAGCTCCAGACGTACCGCAGAATCTGGTCGGCGATCCGTTCCGTTTAGGGCAGGCCTTGATGAATCTGGCAGGCAATGCAGTGAAATTTACCCGTGAGGGGCATGTACGGATCGCGGTTGCCTTACAGGAGCGACAGGCTGAGCACTGCATGCTGCGCTTTGACGTGGAAGATACCGGCATCGGTATTGACGAAGCCAAAATACCGGCTTTATTTGAAGCGTTCAATCAGGCCGATACCTCAGTTACCCGGCAGTTTGGTGGCACAGGACTCGGGCTTTCGATCACCCGTTTTCTGGTCAGCCTGATGCAGGGAAATATCACGGTACAGAGTCAGCCCGGTCAAGGTTCAACATTCAGTTTTACGGCACGGTTTACATGTGCGGAACAGCCATTATCGGCTAAAACTGGTCCGGTGGCATCCGCATTGAACGGACTGAAAGTGCTGGTGGTGGATGATAACGCGCTGGCGCGGGATGTATTAGCTGAGCAGCTGCATCATTTTAATTTTGAAGCCGATACGGTGGATTCTGGTGAAGCGGCTATCGCGGCACTGAAAGCCACCGCCACGGTAGCACCGTATGACTTGATGCTGATTGACTGGAAAATGCCGGGGCTGGATGGCATTGAGACTGTCCGTCAGATCCGCCGGATGCGGGAGCTTGAGCAAATTCCGGTGACCATCATGGTATCGGCTTTCGCCCGTGATGAGGTGATGAAACAGGCGGAAGATGCTGGCATTAATACGCTGTTGACCAAACCGGTCAGCGCCTCGGTATTGCTCGATACTATCATGCAGAATTTTGGTCACCAGCTCAAAAGCCACGCTTCTTTCTCCACACCGGCATTGCCTCAATTGCAGTCGTTGCAACCGATCCGTGGTGCGCGGGTGCTGGTGGTGGAAGACAATCCATTGAACCAGCAGGTGGTTATTGAACTGCTGGTGGATGCCGGTTTTCAGGTTGATATTGCCAATAATGGCGTTGAAGCCATTGCGGCGGTGAGAAGTAAAACCTACGAGCTGGTGCTGATGGATGTACAAATGCCGCTGATGGGCGGTTATGAAGCCTCGCGGCAGATCCGGGCCGACCAGCGCTTTAGTGAGCTACCGATCATCGCGATGACAGCTCATGCAATGAAAGGGGTGCGGGAAGAGTGTCTGTCGGTTGGCATGAATGATTATCTGAGTAAACCGATTGAGCCGACACAGCTATATACGATGTTGTCCACTTGGATCAAACCGGCAGAATACAGTCCGCCTGCTTTTTCTGAGCGTCGGGGTAAGCAACCGCATGTGACGCTCTTGCCTGACACATTATCGGGCTTCAATCTTCCTGCGGGTCTCAGTCGGCTGAACCAGAACCAGGTATTGTATAAACAACTGATACTGGATTTTGTGCAACGTTATGAATCGGTATCGGCACAGTTACGCGCATTACTGGCCGCACAGGATTACCCACAGGCAGAAGCAGTCATTCATTCGATGAAGGGTGTGCTTGGCAATCTGGCCGCTGAGCGGTTGTTTACCATCTGTCAGCAACTGGACGATGAGCTTAGACTACGGCAACAGCCTTCAGATAATCAGCTGATGGACTTCGATACCGCCTTATCAGAAATACAGGTGGGAGCCGCTATACTGAATACACTGGATGGCGCTGCCGAAGTCGTCGTGTTGGCGAATGAAGAAAATATGAGTTTAACTCAGTTAATGGAGCGGCTCATTGCGCAAATTCGTTATAACGATCCATTGGCAGAGATTGAGTTGCAGAGCCTGAGGCAACACCTTCCGGAAAGTTACCAGGCTGAGGAGCTGCAGCAGTTGCAGGATGCACTCCATAACTTCGATTTTGAAACTGCATTGGCCGCAGCGTACCGGTTAACCCGGCTGCTCGACATTCAGGTAGCTTGA
- a CDS encoding diguanylate cyclase: protein MAGSMEERTARQTILIVDDEPANIRILVELLRDDYHLRTTTSGEKAVAIVQSNDPPDLVLLDIMMPDMDGFEVCRALKQDPLTNPIPIIFITSRAQEQDEVIGFQAGAVDYIVKPFSPVIVRARIKTHAELSCLRKKLEYQSYCDGLTGIANRRQLDMSLNRCWDFALREGIPLSCIMIDLDHFKQFNDLYGHLAGDDCLRRVATALKGELHRHTDIVGRYGGEEFCCLLPGTDQNGVRQIADKFQTAIQTLDIRHAGNSAAPYVTISQGVATCFPHFSLKAESLLITADKALYAAKIAGRNRIETEPDMLLNR from the coding sequence ATGGCAGGTTCAATGGAAGAAAGAACAGCAAGGCAAACCATTCTGATTGTGGATGATGAACCCGCAAATATCCGGATATTGGTCGAATTGCTTCGCGATGACTACCATTTGCGCACGACAACCAGCGGCGAAAAAGCCGTGGCGATCGTGCAATCGAATGACCCGCCGGATCTGGTTTTACTGGATATTATGATGCCGGATATGGATGGATTCGAAGTTTGCCGTGCCTTGAAACAAGATCCACTGACCAACCCTATCCCTATTATTTTTATCACCAGCCGCGCACAGGAACAGGATGAAGTCATCGGATTTCAGGCGGGCGCGGTCGATTATATTGTCAAACCGTTCAGCCCGGTGATTGTGCGGGCCCGTATCAAAACGCATGCGGAATTATCCTGTTTGCGCAAGAAACTGGAGTATCAGTCGTACTGTGACGGGCTAACCGGTATAGCAAACCGGCGGCAGCTGGATATGTCATTAAATCGTTGTTGGGACTTTGCTTTACGGGAGGGCATACCGCTTTCCTGTATCATGATAGACCTCGATCACTTCAAACAATTCAATGACTTGTATGGACATCTGGCCGGGGATGATTGCTTACGTCGTGTTGCGACAGCGCTGAAGGGAGAATTACATCGTCACACTGATATTGTGGGGCGTTATGGCGGAGAGGAGTTTTGTTGCCTGTTACCCGGCACGGATCAGAACGGCGTACGACAAATCGCAGACAAATTTCAGACCGCGATACAGACGCTTGATATTCGACATGCTGGAAATAGTGCCGCGCCATATGTGACGATCAGTCAGGGAGTCGCGACTTGTTTTCCGCATTTTAGTTTGAAAGCCGAATCACTGCTTATTACGGCGGATAAAGCCCTGTATGCGGCCAAAATAGCAGGCCGGAATCGTATTGAAACTGAACCGGATATGCTGCTGAACAGGTAA
- a CDS encoding response regulator transcription factor codes for MKNKILVVDDDVAICELLTDVLCEHVFEVRTCHLAQSALQTLQQEPDIALVLLDLMLPDMSGLLLLQQIRLQFPDLPVIMLTGLATESDMIVGLEMGADDYIAKPFVPRIVVARAKAVLRRTPAGETPQRRAVVPISGPGYRFDGWLLNTHTGRLHTPDGDDIELTQGEYSLLTVLLKNARKVLTRDQLLEMTHSDALDVFDRTIDVLIMRLRRKIEPNPKQPEYIRTIRGAGYVMSREVTVVHKA; via the coding sequence ATGAAAAACAAGATCCTGGTCGTGGACGATGACGTCGCTATCTGCGAATTGCTGACCGATGTCCTCTGCGAACATGTGTTCGAAGTTCGAACCTGTCATCTGGCGCAATCCGCCCTGCAGACGTTACAGCAGGAACCTGATATTGCGCTGGTACTGCTGGATCTAATGCTGCCTGACATGAGCGGTCTGTTATTGTTACAACAAATCCGTCTGCAATTCCCCGATCTACCCGTCATTATGCTGACCGGTTTAGCCACCGAATCAGACATGATCGTGGGCCTGGAAATGGGGGCTGATGACTACATTGCCAAACCTTTTGTGCCGCGTATTGTCGTGGCGCGCGCGAAAGCGGTGTTGCGCCGCACACCGGCCGGCGAAACGCCGCAACGCCGTGCCGTAGTGCCGATCAGCGGCCCCGGTTATCGTTTCGACGGCTGGTTGCTCAACACCCATACTGGTCGCTTGCACACGCCCGACGGCGACGATATTGAGCTGACGCAGGGCGAATATTCGTTGTTGACCGTGCTGCTGAAAAACGCGCGTAAAGTGCTGACCCGCGATCAACTGCTGGAGATGACGCACAGCGATGCGCTGGATGTGTTCGACCGCACCATCGATGTGTTGATCATGCGCTTGCGCCGGAAAATCGAACCCAACCCGAAACAGCCGGAATATATCCGCACCATCCGTGGTGCCGGTTACGTCATGTCGCGCGAAGTGACCGTCGTTCATAAAGCCTGA